Proteins co-encoded in one uncultured Draconibacterium sp. genomic window:
- a CDS encoding carboxypeptidase-like regulatory domain-containing protein, translated as MKTVLITHFALLLFIIPGMSWAQVIAISGYVNDGSSGKALENVSVFEKNSNIGTITNQNGFYKLILQQGEADLSITNGGFKSVQHHVKAISDTTLVVSLQPVINGKNRQKKDDQVHADLKVEKKSSKKGFNFF; from the coding sequence ATGAAAACAGTTTTAATCACCCATTTCGCGTTACTATTATTTATTATTCCCGGTATGAGTTGGGCCCAGGTAATTGCCATATCGGGCTATGTTAATGATGGATCAAGCGGAAAAGCCCTTGAGAATGTTAGTGTTTTTGAAAAGAATTCGAATATTGGAACAATCACCAATCAGAATGGATTTTATAAACTAATTTTACAGCAAGGCGAAGCAGATTTATCCATTACCAACGGTGGATTCAAATCGGTTCAACACCATGTAAAAGCAATTTCAGATACTACGCTGGTTGTTAGTCTTCAACCAGTAATTAATGGCAAAAACCGACAAAAAAAGGATGATCAGGTACATGCTGATCTTAAGGTAGAAAAGAAGAGTAGTAAAAAGGGATTTAATTTTTTCTAA
- a CDS encoding NADH-ubiquinone oxidoreductase-F iron-sulfur binding region domain-containing protein, which produces MASSHQLKRVDFIFRNENDWEKILSSTIKKKPQDLINELISSELKGRGGAGFPTGLKWKLTAESNEKQKYVICNADEGEPGTFKDREILTRVPYKVLTAMAICGYITGANKGFIYLRGEYKFLLPELNKAIDEFDYYCKETNLDFSISIFMGSGAYICGEETALMESMEGKRGEPRNKPPFPTQSGFMGKPTVINNVETLVHTFTIFKYGAKKFYDLGVQYSRGTKLFSVSGDTPKPGIYELELGMSLQDFVYEFGDGDTKAVQVGGASGFLVPRKKFKDAAIGFKGKLTGISLPTGGSMMLFNSSRSMFNVLDNYLEFFREESCGQCTPCRVGCQQLLLGIKAVKRGEKPASYLDKLLRLTETMQYTAKCGLGQSVANSFSSIVENFREEMIY; this is translated from the coding sequence ATGGCAAGTTCACATCAATTAAAACGTGTAGATTTCATTTTTCGAAATGAAAACGACTGGGAAAAGATACTTTCATCAACAATAAAAAAGAAACCTCAGGATCTTATAAACGAACTGATTAGTTCGGAACTAAAAGGACGTGGAGGAGCAGGATTTCCTACCGGACTAAAATGGAAATTAACAGCAGAATCAAACGAAAAGCAAAAATACGTAATCTGTAATGCCGATGAAGGAGAACCCGGAACTTTTAAAGACCGCGAGATCTTGACGCGCGTTCCCTATAAAGTATTAACCGCCATGGCTATTTGCGGATACATTACCGGGGCCAACAAAGGATTTATCTACCTTCGGGGAGAATACAAATTCCTTTTGCCCGAATTAAATAAAGCCATCGACGAATTTGATTATTACTGTAAAGAAACCAACCTGGATTTTAGTATCTCAATTTTTATGGGTAGCGGTGCTTACATTTGTGGCGAAGAAACAGCTTTAATGGAATCGATGGAAGGCAAACGTGGTGAACCACGTAACAAACCACCATTCCCAACACAATCCGGTTTTATGGGAAAACCAACAGTAATAAATAATGTAGAAACATTAGTTCACACCTTTACAATTTTTAAATACGGTGCAAAAAAATTCTACGATCTTGGTGTACAGTATTCACGCGGCACCAAATTATTCTCGGTATCGGGCGATACACCAAAACCAGGTATTTACGAATTAGAACTGGGAATGAGTTTGCAGGATTTTGTTTACGAATTTGGAGATGGAGATACCAAAGCTGTTCAGGTTGGAGGAGCTTCCGGATTCCTTGTTCCCCGAAAGAAATTTAAAGATGCCGCCATTGGTTTTAAAGGTAAGTTAACAGGCATCTCACTGCCAACCGGTGGATCGATGATGCTTTTTAACAGCTCCCGCTCCATGTTTAATGTACTCGACAATTATCTCGAATTTTTCCGTGAGGAATCGTGTGGCCAGTGCACACCATGCCGTGTTGGATGCCAGCAGCTTCTCCTCGGTATTAAAGCTGTTAAACGAGGGGAAAAACCCGCCTCTTATCTTGACAAACTATTACGCCTTACCGAAACCATGCAATACACGGCTAAATGTGGGCTTGGTCAATCGGTGGCTAATTCATTCTCGTCTATTGTTGAGAACTTTAGAGAAGAAATGATTTATTAA
- the nuoE gene encoding NADH-quinone oxidoreductase subunit NuoE: MDPIQSLIKDLAEKHGRRRESVLPIMQGVIEREKYLSESSMIEIAREIDIPAADVYGTATFYSFLETKPTGKFIIRVCKTITCAMKGKNQVLFAIQDMLKIKLGETTPDKQFTLLETNCLGWCHKAPAMLINDDIYTELTPEKVREILSKYMKENVNH; encoded by the coding sequence ATGGATCCAATCCAATCCTTAATTAAAGACCTGGCAGAGAAACATGGCAGACGCAGAGAAAGCGTTTTACCCATTATGCAAGGGGTTATTGAACGTGAGAAATACCTATCAGAAAGTTCAATGATCGAAATTGCAAGAGAGATAGATATTCCGGCTGCAGATGTTTACGGAACAGCTACTTTCTATTCGTTTCTTGAAACCAAACCTACTGGGAAATTTATCATTAGAGTGTGTAAAACAATCACCTGTGCCATGAAAGGAAAGAACCAGGTATTATTTGCCATTCAGGACATGCTAAAAATTAAGTTAGGAGAAACCACTCCCGACAAACAATTTACACTTTTAGAAACCAACTGCCTGGGATGGTGCCACAAGGCTCCGGCGATGCTTATAAATGATGACATTTATACCGAACTTACTCCTGAAAAGGTAAGGGAAATTTTGTCGAAATACATGAAAGAAAACGTTAATCATTAA
- a CDS encoding sigma-70 family RNA polymerase sigma factor, translated as MTKEEFKKLFDEHFEQVRSYMFYRSGDTELATDIAQETFLKIWEKQQQIDDARVKGLLYKIANNLFASHYRKEKRSFEFLKHYKLDCKSRTPEEDMEFSQLNENYSRALGKMPEKQRTVFLMSRIDQLTYNEIAEMVGVSVKAVEKRMKLALNFLRTSLKTNE; from the coding sequence TTGACAAAAGAAGAATTTAAAAAGCTTTTTGATGAACATTTTGAACAGGTTCGAAGCTATATGTTCTATCGTTCGGGAGATACCGAGCTGGCTACCGATATTGCGCAGGAAACCTTTTTGAAGATTTGGGAGAAACAACAGCAAATAGATGATGCCAGAGTGAAAGGCCTGCTATACAAGATTGCCAATAACCTGTTCGCATCACACTACCGAAAAGAGAAACGTTCTTTTGAATTTCTTAAGCATTACAAACTCGACTGTAAATCGCGCACACCGGAAGAAGACATGGAATTTTCGCAGTTGAACGAAAATTACAGTCGCGCCCTTGGAAAAATGCCTGAAAAGCAACGAACAGTATTTTTGATGAGCCGCATTGATCAGTTAACATACAACGAAATTGCCGAAATGGTTGGAGTTAGCGTTAAAGCTGTAGAAAAAAGAATGAAACTTGCACTTAACTTTTTACGAACAAGTTTAAAA
- a CDS encoding alkaline phosphatase family protein codes for MKAGVVVVLSFILVFFASYSQAQNNKRLDSENPKVVIGIVIENMRPDYIQRFWDKFQPNGFKKIYTQGAVCQNVKLTLHEQNYASGTATLFTGVHPSIHGIVSNKWYDRLKKKEIDSTEDDYYFTVGADTEAGDASPKNLLSTTVTDNLKILSGGKAKVYSAALNRESAIFAAGHAADGAYWFDTESGRMISSSFYVSTFPDWVRLFNSENYADVYSHRTWTTLLPEMSYTESLRDDYLLERGYFGEFNTFPHSINKYIKRTEDFRPFKTTPSANMMIKDFTLRMLENEAIGTDNVTDFVTAVFSSMDYENGSFGPASLEMMDTYLYLDQYIGELVDAAEKKFGKDNVLFFLTANTSASYPVEYLKEEFHLTVDYFNVESAVALLTSYLNITYGEQKWIEHYSDLQLYLDHDLISKSDNVTLNQLREVSSNFINQFTGVQVSMPAYQLEQGSSANGLFEPLYNTYHKNRSGDFIYTLKEGWQPGYKFKRVNYTDQSRIPIVIWGKGIKAQTISTTYNAVDLVPTLSELISVPIPVKCQGKMIKEILED; via the coding sequence ATGAAGGCAGGTGTAGTTGTAGTTTTAAGTTTTATTCTTGTATTTTTTGCCAGTTATAGCCAGGCACAAAACAACAAACGATTAGATAGTGAAAATCCCAAAGTTGTTATCGGGATCGTTATTGAGAATATGCGCCCGGATTATATCCAGCGATTTTGGGATAAGTTTCAGCCCAATGGCTTTAAAAAGATTTACACCCAGGGAGCCGTTTGTCAGAATGTGAAACTTACATTGCACGAACAAAACTACGCCAGCGGTACCGCCACATTATTTACCGGAGTACATCCGTCTATTCACGGAATAGTTTCGAATAAATGGTACGACCGCCTAAAGAAAAAAGAAATTGACAGCACCGAGGACGACTACTATTTTACGGTGGGTGCCGATACCGAAGCCGGTGATGCATCGCCTAAAAACCTGCTTTCGACAACTGTTACTGACAACTTAAAAATATTAAGCGGAGGAAAAGCTAAAGTTTATAGTGCTGCCTTAAATCGCGAGTCAGCCATTTTTGCCGCCGGCCACGCTGCCGATGGAGCTTATTGGTTCGATACCGAATCGGGAAGAATGATATCCAGCTCGTTTTACGTAAGCACTTTCCCCGACTGGGTACGTTTGTTCAACAGCGAAAATTACGCCGATGTATACAGTCACCGCACCTGGACAACACTTTTACCCGAAATGAGTTATACCGAATCGCTCCGCGATGATTACCTGCTTGAGCGCGGATACTTTGGAGAGTTCAACACCTTTCCGCACTCCATTAATAAATACATAAAACGCACTGAAGATTTCAGACCATTTAAAACCACGCCGTCTGCAAATATGATGATAAAGGATTTTACCCTTCGAATGCTGGAGAATGAGGCTATTGGAACAGACAATGTAACCGACTTTGTAACCGCTGTTTTTTCGAGCATGGATTATGAGAATGGTTCTTTTGGACCAGCGTCGCTTGAAATGATGGACACTTACCTTTACCTCGATCAGTACATTGGCGAATTGGTTGATGCTGCCGAAAAAAAGTTTGGGAAAGATAACGTGCTGTTTTTCCTTACTGCCAACACATCTGCTTCGTACCCGGTAGAATACCTTAAAGAAGAATTTCACCTTACTGTTGACTATTTTAACGTTGAAAGTGCCGTTGCGCTGTTGACTTCTTACCTGAACATCACTTATGGCGAACAAAAATGGATTGAGCATTATTCAGATCTGCAGCTCTATCTCGATCATGATCTTATTAGTAAAAGTGATAACGTAACACTAAATCAACTGCGCGAGGTAAGTTCAAATTTTATCAACCAATTTACAGGTGTACAGGTTTCGATGCCGGCCTACCAGTTGGAACAGGGAAGCTCGGCAAACGGCTTATTTGAACCGCTTTATAATACCTATCACAAAAACCGTTCGGGAGATTTTATTTATACGCTTAAAGAAGGCTGGCAGCCCGGATACAAATTTAAACGTGTAAACTACACCGATCAATCAAGGATACCGATTGTAATCTGGGGAAAAGGCATTAAAGCACAAACCATAAGCACAACATACAATGCTGTTGATTTGGTTCCAACATTGTCCGAATTAATATCCGTGCCAATACCTGTTAAATGCCAGGGAAAAATGATAAAAGAGATTCTGGAAGACTAA